A segment of the Nitrosospira briensis C-128 genome:
GCGAATACCTGATTTATCGAAAGGGGAGCGTTGAAACACGCAAGTACTGGGAGATGCGATTTCAGGAGAACGAGAAACGCCCCTTCCAGGAGCTCAAGCAGGATTTCATGGGGGTATTGCGGTCAAGCGTCCGCGAAGCGGTCGGGGATCAGCAGGTTGGCGCTTTCCTGAGCGGAGGAACCGACAGCTCGACCATCGCGGGATTATTGGGCGAGGTCTCCGGTCAACCGGCCCATACTTATTCCATTGGCTTCGATGCTTCCGGCTATGATGAAATGGAATATGCGCGCATTGCCGCGAAACATTTTTCCACGCGGCATCATGAGTACTACGTCACTCCGGATGACATAGTAAGCGCCATTCCCCAAGTCGCAGCGATTTTCGATCAACCTTTTGGCAACGCGTCCGCCATCCCCGCATACTATTGCGCGCACATGGCTAAGGCTGACGGCCTGAGCAGGATATTGGGAGGAGACGGAGGGGACGAACTCTTCGGCGGCAATGTCCGCTATGCCAAGCAACATCTCTTCTCCTTGTATGGGCAAACGCCCTCCGTCGTGCGCAAGGGAATTATCGAACCGCTGGTTTTCGGCATTCCCGGTGGAGCTGCGTTGCCACTGGTACGGAAGGCGCGCAGTTATATCGAACAGGCCTCGATCCCGATGCCGGCGCGGACAGAGACCTATAATCTGCTGGAGCGCTATGGATCCAAAGAAGTTTTTACGCCGGAATTTCTGAGCACGGTTAATCCGGGCAATCCGGCCAACCTTCTCAATGAAATCTATCATGACAGCAACGCCGCGAGCCTGATAAATCGCATGCTTGCTTTTGATCGAAAGTTTACGCTCGCCGACAACGACCTGCCCAAAGTCGCCATGGCGTGCGAATTAGCCGGAATGGAAGTGGCGTTTCCCCTGATCAGCGATGAAATTGTGGCTTTCTCCTTGCAACTCGAACCCCACCTGAAGCTCAAGGGTACAAAATTACGCTATTTCTTCAAGGAAGCGCTACGGGGATTCTTGCCCGACGATATCATCACCAAGCAAAAACACGGGTTCGGTTTACCTTTCGGTGTGTGGCTCCAACAGCACAAGCCACTGCAGGCCCTGGCTTCGGATAGCCTGAGCGATCTCAAGTCCCGGCGCATCGTTCGCTCTGATTTTATCGATAAGCTGGTGGGACA
Coding sequences within it:
- a CDS encoding asparagine synthetase B family protein — translated: MSGLCGWIGQDGSVTENLQLARRMAGPLARFDGSVVEAVAGRNSGLAIAASGDNKHIYQKNGFLLALWGRSNFLEPRLSQLARAEGVAKTLADDWRERGEKALENLTGAFSFCILDENTGEAILAIDRMGICPLVYRNDGGRLVFGSSADAVNLHSQAKPDIAPQGLYNYLYFHMVPGPDTIYQGQKRLLPGEYLIYRKGSVETRKYWEMRFQENEKRPFQELKQDFMGVLRSSVREAVGDQQVGAFLSGGTDSSTIAGLLGEVSGQPAHTYSIGFDASGYDEMEYARIAAKHFSTRHHEYYVTPDDIVSAIPQVAAIFDQPFGNASAIPAYYCAHMAKADGLSRILGGDGGDELFGGNVRYAKQHLFSLYGQTPSVVRKGIIEPLVFGIPGGAALPLVRKARSYIEQASIPMPARTETYNLLERYGSKEVFTPEFLSTVNPGNPANLLNEIYHDSNAASLINRMLAFDRKFTLADNDLPKVAMACELAGMEVAFPLISDEIVAFSLQLEPHLKLKGTKLRYFFKEALRGFLPDDIITKQKHGFGLPFGVWLQQHKPLQALASDSLSDLKSRRIVRSDFIDKLVGQHLNEHAGYHGTMVWVLMMLEQWYRQR